The Pantoea trifolii nucleotide sequence GGAGCAATTTCTTATATTATCAAAATTTAGAGCCAACTCTTGAGACACTATAAAATCTCTGGTTCCAGTTGAATTACGACTAATAGTTGTTAACGGTAGAACTTCGCTTGGAAAATTAGCACAAAGAGCATTATACAGAACTGCCTCATTAGATTGCTGCGGCATCTGACTCATCTAATCACTCCATGTCATCAAAATTAGATTTAGAAAAAACATCGTCTACTGATTTTTTATTCAGTTCATGCATAGGTGCTGCCAATAAGTCTATTGCGTATGAAATATTTTCTGAAATGTTCGAAAACTGAGAAAATTTCAAATCGTCTTTTTTATGAGCCAAATAAAATTGATGTTTGATTCCTTTTTGGACACTAAACTCTTTCAACGCATGTACAATATATGGGCTGTGAGTGGTAATTATCAGGTCTACACCGCAACTAACTAATGTCGTTACAATTTCGCAATAAACAACCTGCCATTTAGGATGTAAATTCACCTCTGGCTCATCTAGAAGTAACAGACTGTTTTTCTTAGTATTACCCCCCTTGATCAGTAAGTCGAGCATACCAATAGCTTTAATTCCTGAAGCAATGTTTGTTGAGGATATAGAAATTCCATCTCGATTAAATACAAAATCTTTTTTATCAAGATCGTAATCTACACTACCATCCAACAAACCATTAATTCTTTTGGAGAGAACTGCCATTTCAGAGTCATCAAGAAACATTTCGAACTCAAAAAATCCGTACATTGAGTCACTTAATTTTGAAGACAAGTCTTTTAAATGTAAGGGGACGGATAATCGATTAGATGATGTATCGTCGAAAAGAGTTTTAGATGTCCTAACCATGTTATTAAATTGGATAATAGCAGGAGAGTCTACATAGGTGGCGTCACTGAAACCTAAGTCTTCATTAGCCTGATACCGAATAGAACCATCCCTATTCAAACTGATATCAATAATATCACTTGCACCATCTTTAATGGATATGGTTGCAGCGTTTTGAACATCACCACCTTTCTGTAATATTTCGCTTTTGAACTCGGAATAGAATGCTTTCTTAATCGCGCGATTAATAGCACCTTTTTTATCTTCCGGCTCGTTCAGTACATATTCAATTTTTGTGAAATTATTCTCAACCAACGAAAAAATTTCATTGGGTATTTCAATACCTCTTGAACGTGCATTTTCAAGTACGAAGAGAGCCTCGTCCTTAGCCATTCTATATTCGAGTCGCAGTTGATTTTGCAATCTTCTTGGCTGGAAAAAATCTCTAACATCTATCTCGTGAGTAATATTTACAACACGCCTCAACGCAAAGTAAATTTCCTCCAGATAAGAAAGTATGGTGACATCTTTACTCTCTTCTAAATCTTCTCTATATCTAGCAAATGCTTTTACTAATGAAAATAAAATCTTCCCAACTGTACTTTTACCAGTATCGTTTTCACCAGTTATTACAGTCAGGCCACCTATTTCAACCTCGGCTTTTTTAATAATACCAAAGTTATCGACTGTTAATTTCATTACTTTACCTATTAAATTTATGTGTAAGCATTAAGATGCTACTTATCATCTGCTCACCACATACTATTATATCTTTGGTTTAGCCGCCATAAGACCTTGCTAACTTCAAGAAAAGGTTTAGGTTAATGCTTGATAACACTGCAGCCATCTTAATCCTATAGGCATGAAACTATTCAGCTTTCAGCAATGGTTTTCGCATGTTGCTCTTGCGATCAGTTCGATGGAGGAAATCTAGGCCACTTTTTTAGTGCAAGAGTATTCAGGCAGAATGCGCGCAATGCTATCCCCGCCACGCCTACCCGCTTTACGTGTCGGTTTTCATGCACCTGCATCACATAAGCAAAAGCCCGCCAGATATGGCAGGCTGAGAGTTTCACGATCCTTTTGGGATCATGCAAATTCATGCGCTATATGCATGCACGGCTCACACAAGCTTGAAATCGTCCACTGATTCGA carries:
- a CDS encoding AAA family ATPase gives rise to the protein MKLTVDNFGIIKKAEVEIGGLTVITGENDTGKSTVGKILFSLVKAFARYREDLEESKDVTILSYLEEIYFALRRVVNITHEIDVRDFFQPRRLQNQLRLEYRMAKDEALFVLENARSRGIEIPNEIFSLVENNFTKIEYVLNEPEDKKGAINRAIKKAFYSEFKSEILQKGGDVQNAATISIKDGASDIIDISLNRDGSIRYQANEDLGFSDATYVDSPAIIQFNNMVRTSKTLFDDTSSNRLSVPLHLKDLSSKLSDSMYGFFEFEMFLDDSEMAVLSKRINGLLDGSVDYDLDKKDFVFNRDGISISSTNIASGIKAIGMLDLLIKGGNTKKNSLLLLDEPEVNLHPKWQVVYCEIVTTLVSCGVDLIITTHSPYIVHALKEFSVQKGIKHQFYLAHKKDDLKFSQFSNISENISYAIDLLAAPMHELNKKSVDDVFSKSNFDDME